The Thermodesulfovibrionia bacterium genome contains a region encoding:
- a CDS encoding response regulator transcription factor: MTDTNIKILIADDHKIMRDGLRTLLEKQADFQIVAEAGDGRTAVKMAQELSPDLIVMDASMPDMNGIEATRQIISSIPGIKIIALSMHSDRHYIVEMLKAGASGYVLKDCAFDELISAMRSVLDDAMYLSPKITDTILTEYINDVPFKNISAFSSLTNREREVLQLIAEGNTTKEIAGLLGISIKTVETHRQQLMNKLKIHSIAGLTKYAVREGLTSL, translated from the coding sequence ATGACTGATACGAATATAAAAATTCTCATTGCGGATGACCATAAAATAATGCGTGACGGCCTCCGTACGCTGCTTGAAAAACAGGCTGATTTTCAGATCGTGGCTGAGGCGGGTGACGGGAGAACCGCAGTCAAGATGGCACAGGAACTATCTCCTGACCTTATTGTTATGGATGCTTCTATGCCAGATATGAACGGCATCGAAGCGACCCGCCAGATAATTTCCAGCATTCCAGGCATAAAGATAATCGCTTTATCAATGCACTCTGACAGGCATTATATTGTTGAGATGTTAAAGGCAGGCGCGTCAGGATATGTGCTGAAGGATTGCGCATTTGATGAATTGATATCTGCCATGCGGTCGGTACTTGATGATGCGATGTACCTGAGTCCAAAGATAACAGATACGATCCTTACCGAGTACATTAACGATGTGCCGTTTAAGAATATTTCCGCTTTCTCTTCCCTTACAAACAGGGAAAGGGAGGTTTTGCAGCTTATCGCCGAGGGCAATACCACTAAAGAGATAGCAGGACTTCTGGGTATCAGCATAAAGACTGTCGAAACCCACCGCCAGCAGTTGATGAATAAATTGAAGATCCACAGCATAGCCGGTCTTACCAAGTATGCTGTCCGTGAGGGCCTGACCTCTCTTTAG
- the kdsA gene encoding 3-deoxy-8-phosphooctulonate synthase: MKTNEVKIGNVSIGGDNPLVFIAGPCVIESEASTLKAALRLAEMSQRLNIPIIFKSSYDKANRTSVTSYRGPGIDDGLAILDKVRQETGLSIISDVHSVEEAKKASEVLDCLQIPAFLCRQTDLIVEASKTGKPVNVKKGQFLAPGDVKNIINKALSTGNENILITERGVSFGYNNLVVDMRSIPIMQGFGYPVVYDATHSVQLPGGMGSSSGGERQFIEPLTRAAVAAGCDAVFLEVHECPEKALCDGPNMVALDSLPELLQQLVQINELIRKM; this comes from the coding sequence ATGAAGACCAATGAAGTAAAGATAGGAAATGTATCTATCGGAGGAGATAACCCTCTTGTATTTATTGCAGGCCCCTGTGTTATCGAGTCAGAAGCGTCTACTCTTAAGGCTGCTCTAAGGCTTGCTGAGATGTCTCAGCGGCTGAATATCCCGATCATTTTCAAAAGTTCATATGATAAGGCAAACAGGACATCTGTTACTTCATACAGAGGCCCCGGCATTGATGACGGGTTAGCTATTTTAGATAAGGTCAGGCAAGAGACAGGGCTTTCTATAATCTCTGATGTCCATTCTGTTGAAGAGGCGAAGAAGGCTTCTGAAGTGTTGGACTGCCTTCAGATACCGGCATTTTTATGCAGGCAGACCGACCTTATAGTTGAGGCTTCCAAGACCGGCAAGCCTGTTAATGTAAAGAAAGGACAGTTTCTTGCGCCGGGTGATGTAAAGAACATAATAAATAAAGCTCTCTCAACCGGAAATGAAAATATTCTGATCACAGAGCGCGGCGTTTCTTTTGGATACAATAATCTCGTTGTTGACATGCGCTCCATACCGATAATGCAGGGGTTTGGTTATCCGGTAGTTTATGATGCCACTCACAGCGTTCAGCTTCCGGGTGGGATGGGGAGTTCATCAGGAGGCGAGAGACAGTTCATAGAGCCGCTTACGAGAGCTGCGGTTGCAGCAGGGTGTGATGCTGTCTTCTTAGAGGTACATGAATGCCCTGAAAAGGCTCTATGTGACGGGCCGAATATGGTGGCGCTGGATTCACTGCCGGAATTACTGCAGCAGCTGGTTCAGATCAACGAACTGATAAGGAAGATGTAA
- a CDS encoding bifunctional riboflavin kinase/FAD synthetase: MIIIDGIEHIKKKYPYPVLTIGNFDGVHLGHQSIFKMVTDKAGKKKGTSIVFTFEPHPLRVIAPERAPSRLTPFKSKAELIKKHGIDVLVCANFTKEFSHMTAEDFVHDILWDAIGVKEIFIGANYRFGKGRKGCPEMLKELGNEYGFKVTSIPDITYNNITLSSSKVRSLIAKGKVDEAPLFLGRHYSVEGVVIEGAKRGKALLNIPTANISTSNELLPMDGVYAVKVKFDKKTYCGAANIGVNPTFKQMKLSFEVHIFDFDDEIVGREINVEFIKRIRDEKKFAGVEELAQQMRNDIEEIKTVLKDKH, translated from the coding sequence ATGATCATCATTGACGGGATTGAGCATATAAAAAAGAAGTACCCCTACCCTGTCCTTACTATAGGCAACTTTGACGGCGTGCATCTCGGCCACCAGTCGATATTTAAAATGGTCACTGATAAAGCCGGAAAGAAGAAGGGAACATCCATCGTATTTACATTCGAGCCCCATCCTCTGCGGGTTATAGCACCTGAAAGGGCGCCAAGCCGGCTTACCCCATTTAAGAGCAAGGCTGAACTTATAAAGAAGCACGGGATAGACGTGCTGGTCTGCGCAAACTTCACAAAAGAATTCTCTCATATGACAGCTGAGGATTTTGTGCACGACATACTCTGGGATGCAATCGGCGTGAAGGAGATATTCATAGGCGCCAACTACCGCTTCGGCAAAGGGAGAAAAGGGTGTCCTGAAATGCTGAAGGAGCTTGGCAATGAATACGGCTTCAAGGTAACATCCATACCTGATATCACATACAACAATATAACTCTCAGCAGTTCAAAGGTGAGAAGCCTTATCGCAAAGGGCAAGGTAGATGAGGCGCCGCTCTTTCTTGGAAGGCACTACTCTGTTGAAGGCGTGGTAATCGAGGGAGCAAAGAGAGGAAAGGCGCTCCTTAATATCCCGACCGCCAATATCTCAACATCTAACGAACTTCTTCCCATGGACGGTGTCTATGCGGTAAAGGTAAAGTTCGACAAAAAAACATACTGCGGCGCCGCCAACATCGGGGTAAACCCGACCTTTAAACAGATGAAGCTAAGTTTCGAAGTCCACATCTTTGACTTTGACGACGAGATCGTCGGCAGGGAGATAAATGTGGAGTTCATAAAGCGCATCAGGGATGAGAAGAAATTTGCAGGTGTTGAAGAACTGGCCCAACAGATGAGGAATGATATTGAAGAGATAAAAACAGTTTTAAAAGATAAACACTGA
- a CDS encoding DUF6485 family protein — protein sequence MKCKMEEHRDLCNCTYASCERKLKCCDCLHYHRKKSQLPACFFNAEFERTYDRSIENFIKMYQK from the coding sequence ATGAAATGTAAGATGGAAGAGCACAGGGATTTATGTAATTGCACCTATGCATCGTGCGAGCGTAAGCTCAAGTGCTGCGACTGTCTTCATTATCATAGAAAGAAGAGCCAGCTTCCGGCATGTTTTTTCAATGCCGAGTTTGAACGGACATATGACCGTTCTATTGAGAACTTCATAAAGATGTATCAGAAATAA
- the gcvH gene encoding glycine cleavage system protein GcvH — translation MNPEDVKYHKEHTWVRVEDKKATVGITDYAQESLGDIVYIDAPELDGEVDAGTELTQIESTKATSSVISPVTGTIVKINEDLSDSPEIINEDPYGKGWIAVLDIEDEGQLNGLMDLEAYEKYLEEEVKLK, via the coding sequence ATGAATCCCGAAGACGTCAAATATCACAAAGAACACACCTGGGTAAGGGTCGAAGACAAGAAGGCTACGGTCGGCATCACTGACTATGCACAGGAATCACTTGGTGACATTGTCTATATAGATGCTCCTGAATTAGATGGGGAAGTAGATGCAGGGACAGAGCTCACTCAGATCGAGTCTACCAAGGCTACCTCTTCTGTGATCAGCCCCGTAACAGGTACAATCGTGAAGATAAACGAGGACCTTTCTGATTCTCCGGAGATCATCAATGAGGACCCGTATGGCAAGGGCTGGATAGCTGTACTTGATATTGAGGACGAGGGCCAGCTTAACGGCCTTATGGATCTGGAGGCGTATGAGAAATATCTTGAGGAAGAGGTGAAGCTTAAATAA
- a CDS encoding sensor histidine kinase, translated as MYFLDFIKAWSENNLDIIFFFSGFGFFIMGIAILVQPKKGSEFRVADFFWLLAAFGLTHGLNEHLDMWSLIRGRHPFLDFVRWYILVISYIFLFEFGRNLIRMVSPGSSMWQKRAAKFLGWWCTPLIAAFILYKSVFTYDFWMIASIWTRYLFGFIGSLLIGLGLSLYYRNNEAIFRPIRVKKYFLTCSIAFYLYCFLGGLVVPKADFAPSNWLNTESFLEMFYFPVQFFRAVCALTAAWAIAGILKIFNWEVRSKLEVSANRLRKMIFKVSKLEEDERRRIAEDLHDHIGQNLAISKLRLKTIKEASMPSSEAIDDVLELIDESIAYTRSLTFELSPPILHQLGFVPAVEWLAEQFRKKYGLITEVVSEGEIHDISGEKSIVLFKTVRELLHNIVKHALAEKAVIRIKKAHQDLCVTIEDDGIGFDAKSINDYLENESGFGIFNIQERIAYFKGTFNIESEKSRGTKIEIIVPLEHY; from the coding sequence ATGTATTTTTTGGATTTTATTAAGGCGTGGTCAGAGAATAATTTAGATATTATCTTCTTCTTTTCCGGGTTCGGCTTCTTCATCATGGGTATCGCCATCCTTGTCCAGCCCAAGAAAGGGAGCGAGTTCAGGGTTGCTGACTTTTTCTGGCTCCTTGCGGCCTTTGGGTTGACCCACGGATTGAACGAGCACCTTGACATGTGGTCATTGATAAGAGGCAGGCACCCTTTTCTTGATTTTGTCCGATGGTACATCCTTGTAATCTCTTATATCTTCCTATTTGAATTCGGAAGGAATCTTATTCGCATGGTTTCCCCTGGTTCTTCCATGTGGCAGAAACGGGCAGCTAAGTTTCTCGGTTGGTGGTGCACTCCTCTTATTGCAGCGTTTATCCTGTATAAAAGCGTATTCACTTATGACTTTTGGATGATAGCCAGCATATGGACAAGATATCTCTTCGGTTTTATCGGAAGTTTATTGATAGGACTCGGGCTTTCTTTATACTACAGGAACAACGAGGCCATCTTCAGGCCCATAAGGGTTAAAAAGTATTTTTTAACGTGCAGCATCGCTTTTTATTTATACTGCTTTCTGGGCGGACTGGTTGTGCCCAAAGCCGATTTTGCTCCATCAAACTGGCTTAACACGGAATCATTCCTTGAAATGTTTTATTTTCCGGTTCAGTTCTTTCGTGCCGTTTGCGCCCTGACTGCTGCCTGGGCAATAGCCGGTATCCTTAAGATATTTAACTGGGAGGTGAGGAGTAAACTTGAGGTATCCGCTAATCGTCTTCGGAAGATGATATTTAAAGTATCAAAATTGGAAGAAGACGAGAGAAGGCGCATTGCCGAGGACTTGCATGACCATATCGGCCAGAATTTAGCCATTTCCAAGCTAAGGTTAAAAACGATTAAAGAGGCCTCGATGCCTTCATCAGAAGCTATTGATGATGTCCTTGAACTGATCGATGAGTCAATAGCATATACAAGATCGCTTACGTTTGAATTGAGCCCGCCCATCCTTCATCAATTGGGATTCGTTCCTGCAGTTGAATGGCTTGCGGAGCAGTTCAGGAAAAAGTACGGCCTTATTACAGAGGTAGTGTCAGAAGGGGAGATTCATGATATCAGCGGAGAAAAAAGCATAGTCCTATTTAAAACTGTCAGGGAACTTCTGCATAATATTGTTAAACACGCTCTTGCCGAAAAAGCAGTCATCAGAATAAAGAAAGCTCACCAAGACCTCTGTGTTACAATTGAAGATGACGGCATCGGATTTGACGCCAAATCAATTAATGATTACCTGGAAAACGAGAGTGGATTCGGAATATTTAACATACAGGAAAGAATTGCTTATTTTAAAGGGACATTTAATATAGAATCTGAAAAATCAAGAGGGACAAAGATTGAAATAATTGTTCCCCTTGAGCATTATTAA
- the rlmN gene encoding 23S rRNA (adenine(2503)-C(2))-methyltransferase RlmN — MMKTNLKQLSEEEMSIFIQKLGEKPYRAKQVINWIYKKHAASIDEMTDLSAVTRERLKEKAFISSLKLLDKKTAKDGTSKFLFELEDGETIESVLIPNIHGEGKYTICISSQVGCALKCEFCMTGKLGFIRNLKSHEIIDQVLVLEKYINADVKDKKDEQDITNIVLMGMGEPLNNFKEVNTALWKLTSLMGYSKRKITLSTAGIVPKILELGEKGPGVNLAISLNATTDAVRSRIMPVNKKYPIRDLLDACREFTLAPRRRITFEYVMIDGLNDSDEDAKRLVKLLKGIRAKVNLIPYNASDDKTLNKPSGNRIHLFQEILLNAGLPATIRQSKGSEISAACGQLKAAYKS, encoded by the coding sequence ATTATGAAAACAAATCTTAAACAGTTATCTGAAGAAGAGATGAGCATCTTCATCCAAAAGCTCGGCGAAAAGCCGTATAGGGCAAAGCAGGTCATAAACTGGATATACAAAAAACACGCCGCATCTATTGACGAGATGACCGATCTCTCGGCCGTGACTAGGGAGAGGTTAAAGGAAAAGGCGTTTATCAGCAGCCTGAAGCTTCTTGATAAAAAAACAGCCAAAGACGGAACGAGTAAATTCCTCTTTGAACTTGAGGACGGCGAGACGATAGAGAGCGTGCTTATCCCTAATATTCACGGTGAAGGGAAATATACCATCTGCATATCTTCACAAGTCGGATGCGCACTGAAGTGCGAATTCTGCATGACCGGAAAGCTCGGCTTCATAAGGAACCTCAAATCTCATGAGATCATTGATCAGGTCTTAGTGCTTGAGAAATATATTAACGCGGATGTTAAAGATAAAAAGGATGAACAGGATATCACCAATATCGTGCTGATGGGGATGGGCGAGCCGCTTAATAATTTCAAAGAGGTGAACACGGCATTGTGGAAACTCACCTCCCTGATGGGGTATTCAAAGAGAAAGATAACCCTTTCAACCGCCGGCATAGTCCCGAAGATCTTGGAACTTGGTGAAAAAGGCCCTGGTGTAAACCTCGCGATATCCCTGAATGCTACCACCGATGCGGTCAGGAGCAGAATAATGCCTGTCAATAAAAAATATCCGATTAGAGACCTGCTGGACGCCTGCCGGGAATTCACATTGGCGCCAAGGAGAAGGATCACCTTTGAGTATGTAATGATAGACGGACTGAATGACTCGGATGAAGATGCGAAAAGGCTTGTGAAACTGCTTAAGGGCATAAGGGCAAAGGTCAACCTGATTCCTTATAACGCATCTGATGACAAGACGCTGAATAAACCATCTGGAAACAGGATACATCTGTTCCAGGAGATACTTTTAAATGCAGGGCTCCCTGCTACCATAAGACAGAGCAAAGGCTCGGAAATATCCGCTGCCTGCGGCCAGCTTAAGGCGGCATATAAAAGCTGA
- the lpdA gene encoding dihydrolipoyl dehydrogenase, whose amino-acid sequence MKITILGAGPGGYVAALRAAQLGAEVTVIEDGEVGGTCLNWGCIPTKTLIASAEVLHKARNAKDYGLDFEGSISPNIAKIVERKNKVVGTQVKGIRGLFKSWGVSLIEGRGVIASPKKLKVTLKDGSVSDIDTDKIIIATGSRPAQIPVFPFDGKRILSSDHAINPDSIPKSLLIVGAGVIGCEFAFIYNEFGSEVTMVEMMPNAVSTEDEEISQILERELKKNKIKLLTNTGVDKVDVKADGITATLTNGKTVEAEKVLVSIGRAVNSANIGLEDVGVKQGKRGEIIVDSSLQTNVEGIYAIGDVTGGIMLAHLASKEGMVAAENAMGGNSKVNYDVIPAAIFTSPEIGSVGLREKQVAAMGIKYKVGRFQFRALGKAHAMGEISGLFKMITEEVTDRIIGAHIIGAHASDLIHEVALAMQNGLTAKDIADTIHAHPTLAEGIMECAEDVHDRAIHSPKK is encoded by the coding sequence ATGAAGATAACAATTCTGGGCGCGGGCCCTGGCGGGTATGTAGCAGCATTAAGGGCAGCACAACTGGGAGCTGAGGTAACGGTAATTGAAGACGGTGAGGTAGGCGGCACTTGCCTTAACTGGGGATGTATTCCTACAAAGACACTTATCGCGTCCGCTGAGGTTCTGCACAAGGCGAGAAACGCAAAGGATTACGGGCTGGATTTTGAAGGCTCTATCTCTCCTAATATAGCGAAGATAGTTGAGAGAAAGAACAAGGTTGTAGGCACTCAGGTCAAGGGCATACGCGGGCTCTTCAAGTCATGGGGAGTCAGCCTGATTGAGGGCAGGGGCGTTATCGCTTCCCCGAAAAAGCTGAAGGTCACACTGAAGGACGGCTCTGTTTCAGATATTGATACTGACAAGATAATTATCGCTACAGGTTCAAGACCTGCGCAGATACCGGTATTCCCATTTGACGGGAAAAGGATACTCTCAAGCGACCACGCAATCAATCCGGATTCCATTCCTAAAAGCCTCCTCATCGTAGGGGCGGGCGTCATAGGGTGCGAGTTTGCATTCATATACAATGAGTTTGGTTCTGAAGTGACTATGGTCGAGATGATGCCGAACGCCGTCTCAACAGAAGATGAAGAGATATCGCAGATACTCGAGAGAGAGCTTAAGAAGAACAAGATCAAGCTCCTGACCAATACAGGCGTTGATAAGGTTGACGTAAAGGCTGACGGCATAACCGCTACACTCACAAATGGAAAGACTGTCGAGGCTGAGAAGGTGCTCGTATCAATCGGAAGGGCTGTTAACAGCGCGAATATCGGACTTGAAGATGTTGGCGTCAAACAGGGCAAACGCGGAGAGATAATCGTAGACAGCAGCCTGCAGACCAATGTTGAAGGTATCTATGCCATAGGTGATGTTACCGGAGGGATAATGCTTGCGCACCTCGCATCAAAAGAAGGTATGGTCGCTGCTGAGAATGCCATGGGCGGAAACAGCAAAGTTAATTATGATGTTATTCCTGCTGCGATATTTACAAGCCCGGAGATAGGATCAGTAGGACTGAGGGAGAAGCAGGTCGCTGCAATGGGGATTAAATACAAGGTCGGAAGATTTCAGTTCAGGGCGCTTGGCAAGGCGCATGCCATGGGGGAGATATCAGGCCTCTTTAAGATGATAACCGAAGAAGTGACTGACAGAATAATTGGCGCGCACATAATAGGTGCGCATGCTTCCGACCTGATACATGAAGTTGCTCTTGCTATGCAAAATGGACTGACCGCAAAGGATATTGCAGATACAATACATGCCCACCCGACACTTGCCGAAGGTATTATGGAGTGTGCTGAAGATGTCCATGACAGGGCGATTCATTCACCAAAAAAGTAG
- a CDS encoding TlpA disulfide reductase family protein, which translates to MKNLKISLFTLILVAALGLIVVYESVNAEDLIPWKGDRVIGSQAADFTIKDLKGNDVTLSSFKGKPVLLNIWATWCPYCRKERAELNELYKEYNGKGLVIISVANDRSIEKVKQYIKNNPASYMVLSDEDSIVTDAYSVYGLPTNFLIDRNGIIKNKFSGFRSWTDPESKKLLEEFIK; encoded by the coding sequence ATGAAGAATTTGAAGATATCCTTATTCACATTAATACTGGTCGCTGCTTTGGGGCTCATTGTAGTTTATGAATCTGTAAATGCCGAGGATCTTATTCCATGGAAGGGAGACAGGGTAATCGGATCACAGGCCGCTGATTTCACAATAAAGGACCTTAAGGGCAATGATGTCACACTCTCTTCTTTCAAAGGCAAGCCTGTCCTTCTGAACATCTGGGCTACCTGGTGCCCTTACTGCAGGAAGGAGAGGGCTGAGCTGAATGAACTGTATAAAGAGTATAACGGGAAAGGGTTGGTAATAATCTCGGTAGCGAATGACAGATCTATTGAAAAGGTAAAGCAGTATATTAAAAACAATCCTGCCAGTTACATGGTCCTTTCAGATGAGGACAGCATTGTAACAGATGCTTATAGTGTTTATGGCTTGCCGACCAATTTTCTTATTGACCGCAACGGTATAATAAAAAACAAGTTCTCGGGTTTTCGAAGCTGGACTGACCCTGAGTCAAAAAAGCTCCTGGAAGAGTTTATCAAGTAG